The Natranaerobius trueperi genomic sequence GTATATGTCTCCATATAATACATTCCCCAGTAATAAGGTACAAATCTAGTTAGTCTATCAATAATCCTACCATCAAAATCAGAAAATAATGATTCCATAGAAGACCATAAATTTGTTAAGCTAGCTTCGATGTATGGTTGATTAGATTGAACGCTCCAGTAAACAGCTCGATTTATTTTTTGATAAGTATTTGTATTGATAGGCCTTTGAAAATCCATTAATTTTATAAAATCTGCAACATTTTTTAATTCAATAGGTCCATAAGCTTTTACTCGCCTAGTTTTATGGACTTGGTTGTCCTTAGTTATTACCAAAATTTCTGTCATTATAGAAGGGTCATACGCCCTCTCTTTTCCGGATTTGCTCCTATTACATAAATCAATTGTTTTAAGGAAATTTTCAAGTACATATCCTGCTAAATCAGCTGCATATTGAAAATCTGATGCATCTACCTTCACACTGGCATAATCAAAATCACTGTCAAAAAAACCTCCCCACCTATCATCATTACAATCATCTGGACGTTCCAAATAGATAATATTATTAAAGGATTTAACCGGTGAGCCATCTTTTGGTAGCTCAAACGACAAGTAACATTGATATTCTTGTCTCTTTTCAGGACCCAAATTATCAATTATTGAATCCAAAAATTCATGGAAGGTTTTTTCACTCATGCTAACACCCTTTGACCAGTTGTGAAGATATCTTACTGAGTGACCTTCATTTAACAGCTCACATAACAGGCTTTCCAACAACCTATCTATCTTATGGTATTTTCGTTTAGAACTGTCTGAATATATTAGTTTTATAGCATCAATATGATATCTAATAAGTGAATAATTTTCAATTTTCTTGACAAGACTAGATATTATAGGTTCTAATGATTCTCTATTATTTGAACTAGTTAAAGCTTTGCGAAGATGTACTGATTCATCTTTCAATTGCCCATGCTCAAAAATAGGATGCTCACATATTGAAAGATCAATTTCATTTAATATATTCTCCTGCTGAGTTTTTGCCATATTATTATCCCATTGCAGATATTCAATAGCTTCATTAAGTAATTTTCTTATTCCACAAGCAGGGATAGTAAAAAAAGCGGACGAATACTCACTAGTAAGTAATTTCCAATAAAATAAAAAATACTTTTCTTCATGTGTCCATCTTTTAGAGTTAGAGATAATTATTACCTCCTCAAACCGGGTTAGTATTGACAAAACAAACTGTTTTAGTTAATATAATATACACAAGTAACATATATACTATTGCAATGATAGGGAAACGGGATGCTGTGTAAGAAAGTTGCTTTGCGACTTTCACCAGTAGTATCGTTTCCCTTTTATAATATAATTTAAATACACTCACTTGATTCTAGCCCATTTAAATCTCTTATTGTTCTATTTCATATCTTATTACCACAATTATATCACACAATAAACAGCAACAGAACTCTAGTTCGATAAAGGTCTTCTCACTCTATGCCATAGACAATATCCCCTTAAACGCATCCAGCAATAATTCTTCGTACTTTCCATTTGAAATATTTTTTTCTTTTAGCTCTTCTACCAAAAAAATATCTCTGCCAAACATATACAGTTTTGTATGGTAACCTAATCTTAGAGGTTAACCTCCACAACATGGCTTAGTTGCTTATACCAAAAAACTGTTCATTTGTTTTGTTGAGGGTCTTACAAGATTATCTTTATCTTCTGACTACTCGACCTAACCCTTAAGTTATCCTATATCTTTCACTTCCTTTTTAAACATATCGTATAAGCCGAAACTGTCATCGAAATCGTCAACATGTTGTTGTAATAATGAGTAAATATTTAAAAAAGTCTCCTTCACATTGTTTTTTTCATTATCTAACCATAGGAGTGCAGCACCACACCAGCATAGGGTTTCAATGGAGCTCTTCCATTTCTCATACTTCCGAGTTTTAATAAATGGTTCAATTAATACTCTTTTAGCCTGATTTATTAATGTATTCAATTCACCCTCAAGTTCAGATGCTTTCTGTGGTGAAATTTCACAAAAGCAAAGAATAACATTGTAAGTAAAAGGACTGTCAACAGGAAGAGAGTATTTATTTCCATATTCTAAATGCGTACTCACCTTTTCTTTTAACACTTTGATAATATAATCTCCCGCCATCTCCACTGACACTTTATTACACTCAACTAGTTGCTTCAAAACATCACATAAATCTTCGGAATGGCTTCCTTCAATAGGGCCAGAAAATTTCTTCATAATCGAACGAAATTCAGTGTCATCTTCAAATCCTTCCTGAAAATGTTCAACAGTTTTCTTCTTAATATGTTCCATTTTATCAGCAAGTAGTGAACTCTCATTTTTTTGATTTCTGAGTACCTGGCATTCATACGCTACCCAAGCTAAAGAATGTACTTTTTCCATAGGATCTTTTAAATAATCAAAATAATAAAGAGCTTCAACCCACTCATTGCCATAATCTCTCAATTTTCTTTGGCCCCCAACTATATAACTAGAAATAGCTGCTACAGAAAGTGCCCTAATGACGTCTGCTTCTGCTTGTAAGGCGATCTTTAAAAAACGGAATTCATTATGATTCATGTCAGCAGATAATTTAATCGATAACTCATTCACACAATTTGAAATTACTATATAACAAGGTGCTAAATCAACTGTCGGTACCGCCCCTTCTTTTTCTTTTGCCTGCTCTATAACACGAGTTAAAACATCAATAGCTTCTTCGGAGTTATAGCTTAACAAATATTTAAATGCTATGCTTACCGAATAAATATAGTGATACCTTCCGAAATGGTATTCAAGCATTGATTTTGCAAATTGACCCATATTAGTAAAAGGTAGAAAAGAATTTCTAGCTATACTAATATTCTCATTATCACATCTCAAATTTTGTACCCCAATAGGAAATTCTCTTTCTATAGATTCTAAAATACAAAATTTAGTTACATTTGTTAACGCCTCTCTATAATCTAACTCATTTAACCAGTTAAATATTTTCTTTCTATCATGACCTGGTATTCTTACCGACCAGTTAGCTATCCCACACCAAAGCTTTAATGCTTTATGTCTATCATGATTCAAATAACTATTTAAACTTTTACCCAGTCTTTCAAATTGTTTATATCTAATTTGTTTGTTTTCAGCTATTTGTAATTTATAGTCATCCCCAATTTGATCGAGAGGAATTTCTTTAGAATCAAAAAGTACTTTAGTTAATTCGTCGAACCCAGGAAATTCCTCAACACCACTTTTGCCTACCTTCTTTTCCCTTGTACTCACGGATTCTTTTTTCTGTGACCATAAAAGCTTAACTTCAACTTTAGGGATTCCTTCGGCCTCACATTTGTTAAAAAGTTTTAAATAATAATCTGCTATTTCATGGCTGACATCATCTGGAACAGGAACTACTACCGAGGGATAGTTTTTGGCTACACCGCTAAGTGAATTGGAAAGTGTATATACCTGTTCTAACTGGTTCTCACTAAATAGAAGTACAAATCGATCATGAAATATCTGATCTGTACCCCTGTTCTTTCTAAATAGTCCATGTATCTCAATATTAGGAGGAAGCATAGGTTCCGCTCGTTTACAACCGTTTATTATGTTATCTTCAATATTACTGTCTCGAAACCCAATATCAGTGATCACTTTATATGTTATATCACTATATTTTGCAAGGGCCAAGAACTTAGACACCGCTTCATCATCAAAATATGGATCAATTATAATAACCTCTTTAGCCTTGTGTTTCCCGGCTATATCTTGAAACCACTTAACAAAAGTATTTTCATCCTGCCAGCCTTTTGAAAAAAACTGAGCTTTTGATTTCTCAGGAAAATAATGCTTAAATAGCCGATTAAGTTCGCTTCCAGCAGGTACCCAAGGGTCTTTATCAAACCCTCCAATTTGAAAGTTTTCTCTACTAATCCTTTCAACCTTTTTGTTAACCTTTTGACCTCCACTCTTTTTCTCAAGTTTTTTAGTCCACTTGTCTTCTAGTTTTCCCCTCAAACCTATTAACCCCATATCAAAACTCAAAGAACGCATAAGTGGTACCCTATATTCGTATAGCAGTTTAATGGGTTGGTTATCAATTTCACTAGCATCCCAAACTGTGACTTCAATATCACTACAAGGTTCATTGATAGGAAAAGTTATCTCTTGAGAAGCTTCTGCATCTCTTATAAATTTCAACTGATCCCCAATAATTACTTGACCGTTTCGAGTCCTACACCTTAAATAAACTTTGTTTTTGAAGTTCCCCGGTTTGATATTAATTTTAACCCCAGTAGGTTGGTGATCTTTACCTTCTCTGAGCACCTTTGTGGTTAACGGTCTAACATCTTTACAACTTTCAAAGGGATATGAAAATACCTCAAAATTACCGAGTCTCTTAATATCCGGCCCAGGAATTTTGAAGGAAAGCTCATCAGTTAAGATGTTCTTAATAAATTCCATCACGTCGTACTGTTCATACCCACCATCATCAAAGTCGATCACTTTTTCTTTTTCAATATTTACAATAGATTCACAAATTACTGGATTACTGGCGAGAGAAGCTATAGGCTCTAACTTGTAATAATTAATCGATTCCTTATTTTCTAAAAATACGGGCGGTCTGTGCCTATAATCTTTTGTTTTCAGGTGAAAACCTTTAAGTTCTTCTGTTAGTTTCTTATCAAGTTCAATTTCTAGCTCGCCTGCTATAGTTTGAAGGTTTTTACCTTCTTCTATCTTGTCTAAAAAACTCTTTAACTTATCTCCCGTTAAAAAGCAAGTCAAACGATTAACTTGTAATTTCTCTGGTCCATTATTTGATATTGTGTAATTAAAAAATTTGTCCTTTGGTACTTCTCCGTTAATTGGGTATCCTAAACCATACAGAAATTTTGAACTGCCGTTAATATGTTCTACAAGAGCTAATAAATATACAGAAAAGAGTTCACTATCCTTCACATATTTCCATTTATCCATAATTTTCTCCTTTCAAACAAAATCTATATGTTTCCAAAAATCCAGTTCGTCTTATCCAGAGTCTTCTTAAGCATATCTTTTATTTTTAGAATTCTGATCTCATATATGTATTGCATTTCTCGGTACATTTTTTCAGCTTTCTCAATCTCCCAGTTACTAATTTCAATAATTCTGTTCTTATGGTAATATTCTTCCAAAGCTAAATAGTCTTCTGTACTATATACACCCAACAATATCAAGTCCTGCTGTTGCCAAACTTTGAATTCAAATTTTTCATAAGCTTTTTCATTATCGTTGTGAATCATCCTCGATACATCTTCATAGTCATTAAACAATTTTAAAGAGTCCAAAAAAATATTACTTTTATCTATAAGATGTGAGCAGAATTCATCAAGGTTTTTTCTTTTTTGAGTACCTTTTAAGGAATTAAATTTCTCAATATTCACTATTAGGTACTCAATCGGATCGTGCAATTCATGATCTTTCATGTCTAAAGCTTTCGCCCTATTCTCTATATCCAACAAAAGGTTGTATATTGATTTACATTCGTATCTTTCAATGTCTGCATCAATGCTTTCTAAATGACTTCGATATTGTTCCCCATCAGCTTCTATTTGATTTCTTTCGCAATTTAAATGCCGAATAATTTCAAGAGGTTTTTCTGTATAAGCAACCTCAACATCAGGTTCTCCTTTGCCATAAACAATATCTTGATTTACGTATAATTTTAATGAATTAACAAGACCATAAAGTTCATAAAGACCTTCTGTATTTTCTCCTCTAAATAAACTATCTAGCAAATAATATTTTGAATGGTAATCAATAATTTTTCTAAGCAACTCTTGGTTCTTCACAATTTCTCTTTCAAGCTCAATAATTTGAATATAAAGCCTACTATTATCTTTTTTATTTCTATACATCTGAAATATCTTAAAACTAATAAATCCAAATAAAGCAGTTACTATAATCTTAAATAATTCAATAGCAACTGCCTGTGAAAACAGAAAATCCCACATAGAATCACCACTTTCATTTACTTCTTTAACCATATCAGAAAGTCTCGAACGGCAACTTATGTACAAACTCTAGATACCAGCTTGCTGTTCATTTTAACTTTTATTTACTGCCAAACAAGATTATACTCGCACTTCAACATCAGTTCTAAGTTTTACATTATTATGCCAGAAGTTATATTCTTCAAGTTTTTGATTGACTTTGTCGTATACAGGCTTAGTACCAGAAGGATCTTTTATAGTAACCATTAGGCAAAACTCTTGGCTCAGGTTTGTAGATTCAATCTCTGCTTTAGTTTCTATATGTTCTCTAAATAATCCATTTAAATGCAGATACCATTTTTTGTCTTTAGTTAGATACTTAACCTTATTTGAATCTGTTACCTCTGATAAATCAACTGCAAATTTCTTTACCGGATAATACTTATCCTTATACTGAATTAGCAACCTTTCTTTTAAAGCAAAATCATCGCTATTACTTTTTAGTTTCTGCTTACTATAACAACTTTCCAGAAGGATATTCTGTGACCCCTCTCTACCTATTGGATTTAATATATTACTTTCTGTAGTATCCCTGTCTTTTTTTGTATCAAAAGTACCCATCTTAACTTCAATATCTGATTGACAATATTCTGCTCTTTGCGAAGGTTCAAGTATCGAATCATACACAAGCGTCACAATAATTTGGCCATTATAATAACCATCATCATCAACCATGCAATCAGGCATCGGGAAATCCATAATATCTACCAATTCTCCTTTTGATATTTCATCTCGTAGTATTAAGGTAACTTCATTAGGAGAATTATGAAGTATGCTTTTTATACTTTGAGGCCTTCCAAAACCTAGTTGGTTCACTCGCTCTACATTAGGTATTTTCAAATCTTTCGAATAACTTGCAGAGTGCACAATTAATCCTTTTAACAGTAGTGGGTCAAATTCTTCGTCCATCTCTTGATATAATCCTGCAGCTAATGCAGAAATACGCGGTGTTGAATAGCTTGTACCAATTGATTGCTGCCTGGTCCCGTCAATCCCGAAAGATTTAACTCCTGTTTTAACTAACCGTCCCTCGCCATTCAATCCAGCGTTACCGCCATAATGAACGACTTCTGGCTTGATAATATATGAGGGACCCCTTCCAATCCTCGTGAACGGAGAAGGATTATCTGTTTCAGCAAGATCATCATCAGACTGTTTATGTGCTATTGAACCAACAACAATTGACCTTACAGAATCCGCCCCTTCGTGTACTTTACCCTTAGGGCGACCTGTCATAAAATTCTTACAATTTCCAGCGGATTTAATTATTAAGACATTATAATCATCCTGCAATGAGTCCAAAGCAATTGCAAAATCAGAAAAACTGAATTCATCAACAGTTCTAGTTATACTTATAGATAAATTCCATACTTTAACATCCTTATGGTATTTTTGTATTACTTCCTGAATATTTCTAATAAGTTCATCTTCACTTATTTCTTCCTTCTCAGTATCAGGAAAAACACAAGCATCTAGTATCTTAACACCATCTAATCCCACCCACTCCTTACCTTCGAGCTTATCTCCGTACAAAACAACACCAGATACAAATGTACCATGAGTCTTTTTGATATATTCTTCTGGGTAAGCTGACCACCTTTCTCCATATATCCAAGGCTTAAGATGGGGGATTTCTGCTATTCCATTGTCCAAAATACCAACATTAACGTAATTTTTTCCTTCTTGGGGTTCTAAAACATCTATCTCATCATCGTCTGCATCCATATCTAGAGTCACTTTATACTTGGGCATTGGTTCTATCGAAAAAATAGCCTCAAAAGACTCATCTTTTTTCAACATTTCTAAAGTATCTGTATCTACCGATTTAAGGTTATATATAATGTAGTCTTGAGTATATTTCGTTTTAACGAAGTCTAATTTAAGTTCAGCTATTGACTTCTCAAAATACTTCTGTACAGAAACATTTTGTTCATAATTCTGATAATTAACTAACTTAACTTTATAATCCACTGGCTCCTTTTTATTAGTCTCAGTAATAAAAGGAGTAAATTCTTCAATATCATCTATACAAGAAAGTGCATACGCATATCTATCTGTATTTTTTAATCTTTTGATAATAGCATCTGTAGCCCTAGAATCACCCAACTTAACAACCAATTCATCAGAATCAGCAAGCCCGAGTACATTATTGTCACTACTGGTTCTAAACAAATCAGTCACTTTGCGTCTATGCGTTTTAGCAGTTGCTTCATCTATAATCCTTGTCTTAATAGTGAGTGGTATCAATGAATTGGTTCTTTCTTTTTTAAGTACTTCTTCTTTGAATCTTTCAACAGTACTAACAAAAGCTTTTGATTTTAAAGCTAGTTTTTCTTCATCAAGAACCCATTTTGGTAGATCCCTAGACCCACCAGGTTCAACACGCTGATTATCAACCTCTCTTTTAGCAAAAAATTTAATGGGTAATCTTTCATTATTCTTCATTAAATCCCCCCTCGTATCATTCCACTAATTTAGAAACTTCCCGTACTTTTCGTAGTGAGTAGGAAAAATTCTCATTTACTTCTTTGTGTGTTACACCATACTGCAATAAAAACTTAATAAATTCATTTTCACTTACAATTCTATGGTTTTTATATAGATAGATTTCATTAAGTATATCACAGTTGTTAACAGATTCTTTTTTGTTTATAATTGCTTTTTTGATTGCATTATTAATAACAGTCTTTACATCTGCATGGCTCATACCTTCAAACGCATCAGTCAACCACTTCAGTTTCTTTTTACTGTTAACAACAGTACTGTTTAAATACTCTTTATAAGATTTAATTAGTGACATTATTTCATTTTTATCGGGTCTATCCATATTGATAATTTTAGAAAATCTTCTCCAAATAGCTGGATCAAGTAGCTCATGATGATTAGTGGCAGCTATTAAAACACTGTTTTCATTGAAATTGTCTATATTTTGAATCAAACTATTAACTACCCTTTTAAGTTCTCCTAACTCATAGCTATCGTTACGAAGCTTTGCTACAACATCAAATTCATCTAACAATAAAATACAATCCCTCTTAGAAGCATAATTAAATATCTTTCTGATGTTCTTAGATGTACTACCCAATAATGAAGAAACCAAGCCATCTAATCGAACTATGACTAGTGGTAACCCTGTTCTATAAGATATGTACCTAGCTAAAGTGGTTTTACCACACCCCGGTGGTCCATATAATAATAACGAATTAATCATTTCAATCCCTGCTCGCAATATTTCGTCTCTATTTTGATAGCTCTTAATAAATTCATCAATTTCTTCCTCAATAAAAGGTTTTAACACCGGTTCATCAGTTAAGGTCTCTGGATAAAAAATATCAACCATATCCATGCGGCTTTCAGTATCCACTGGTTTGGTTGAAAAATCATCTAAAGATGCCATCCTTGTTTTTTTATTAGTTAAAAGCGTACGTATTTTCTTAGAAAGAGACGCATCTCCATCCTTTTCTAAATTATCAGCCAAAACTTGAGCATAATTAAATACCTTCTCTTTATCTCCTATTACTCCACCCTCAATAATTTTAACAATTTCTGTATACATTACCATCACCTCAGATAATACAATAATATCATAAGCAAAAGCACAATGCAACGATGCGTTACTATTTAGGTATTTATTGTTATTATAATTGTATTTATGTTATTGTTTCTGGGTTTTTCGTTGACTATCAAAATTAAATGATGATCTGTGCTTATAAACACCAGAACTAGAGCAAATTTCAATTCATTATGTTCTTAAAAACTCACTTAATTCATAGTCTACCACCTGCGGCATATAGACACTTTTAAGCTTAAGTTCTCGAATAAAAGTTCGGTAGCTTTCCTGGTCATTTTCAATAAATTCTTCATTCAAATTAGTAGGTTCGATATCAAATACCAAAAAATAATCATTTTCTTTTAATTTCCCGTACATATCTAGTAATGCTATAAGATTAGGGTCAAAGTCATGAGGAATAAGTACCTCAAAATCAGCTGATATTAAAACGCATTCATTATACCAATAATCAGGATATATTCTATTGATATAATACCACCCCTCCGGAGTAAGCTTTACATAATAATTTTCATCTATTTCCTTAAATCTTATAAGTCCTAACTTTTCAATTGCCTCCTTTGTCTTAAGTATATCTTCTTCTATAATAACCCTTATATCAATCCAATCTTCAAAATTTATTTGGAGTTTTGATAATGCAGATACCATTTTTAATACTTTTATATTTTTAGAATCTAACCACCTATACAATAACTCAAATTTAGTAAAGTTGTCTTTTTTTACCCATTTCTTAAATTCTACTTTATTTATCACCATATCTTTCTCAACCCAATATACAATACCTTGATTCTCTAAAAAATCGATTAATAGCTTTAGAAAGGTTCCTTGTAAATGTCTATACGCTTCTTTATATTCCGCGTTCAAGCTAGGTTTCAAACCATTATTTTTGAGTTTTTTGATTTTAATTTCATCTCGTTGAATTAGACCTGTTAATAAAATCAAATTCATAAAAGGGGTTTGCCTTACTTCCCACTCTCTACTATATTTCTTCCTAATTTTATGGTACAAACAATCCTTAAGTAGTTCTTTGATATCTTCAGGAACTAGCATTTCTTGATAGACTAATCCTTTTTTGCGTAAAACAGATAATGACTGGCTATCCGAGCAGAAATTAAAATACACCAGTTGTGTAAGAGCTATATTACATGTTTTCTCCATCTTTTCTATCATTTTGTTTAAATAATCTAAGCTAGTTAAATTTTCAATAATCTTTTTTTCTAGAAATTTTCTACCAGTACCATTAAAAACACTTACTCCTCTTAATTCCCGACCAATTTCTTTTAATTCATCTAAAGTCAGACCTTTAAGAAACTCCCTTAACTTCAAAAATTTAACCCCCCTTTAGTTAAATCTCTTGAATCTAGTATTTTAAACCTATACCCATAATTTATTAAACTTTTACGTCTGTTTTTATAATCACTTTCTTCAATGGTTCTTGTAGAAATTATGGAGAAAAACCAGC encodes the following:
- a CDS encoding AAA family ATPase — protein: MYTEIVKIIEGGVIGDKEKVFNYAQVLADNLEKDGDASLSKKIRTLLTNKKTRMASLDDFSTKPVDTESRMDMVDIFYPETLTDEPVLKPFIEEEIDEFIKSYQNRDEILRAGIEMINSLLLYGPPGCGKTTLARYISYRTGLPLVIVRLDGLVSSLLGSTSKNIRKIFNYASKRDCILLLDEFDVVAKLRNDSYELGELKRVVNSLIQNIDNFNENSVLIAATNHHELLDPAIWRRFSKIINMDRPDKNEIMSLIKSYKEYLNSTVVNSKKKLKWLTDAFEGMSHADVKTVINNAIKKAIINKKESVNNCDILNEIYLYKNHRIVSENEFIKFLLQYGVTHKEVNENFSYSLRKVREVSKLVE
- a CDS encoding S8 family peptidase; this encodes MKNNERLPIKFFAKREVDNQRVEPGGSRDLPKWVLDEEKLALKSKAFVSTVERFKEEVLKKERTNSLIPLTIKTRIIDEATAKTHRRKVTDLFRTSSDNNVLGLADSDELVVKLGDSRATDAIIKRLKNTDRYAYALSCIDDIEEFTPFITETNKKEPVDYKVKLVNYQNYEQNVSVQKYFEKSIAELKLDFVKTKYTQDYIIYNLKSVDTDTLEMLKKDESFEAIFSIEPMPKYKVTLDMDADDDEIDVLEPQEGKNYVNVGILDNGIAEIPHLKPWIYGERWSAYPEEYIKKTHGTFVSGVVLYGDKLEGKEWVGLDGVKILDACVFPDTEKEEISEDELIRNIQEVIQKYHKDVKVWNLSISITRTVDEFSFSDFAIALDSLQDDYNVLIIKSAGNCKNFMTGRPKGKVHEGADSVRSIVVGSIAHKQSDDDLAETDNPSPFTRIGRGPSYIIKPEVVHYGGNAGLNGEGRLVKTGVKSFGIDGTRQQSIGTSYSTPRISALAAGLYQEMDEEFDPLLLKGLIVHSASYSKDLKIPNVERVNQLGFGRPQSIKSILHNSPNEVTLILRDEISKGELVDIMDFPMPDCMVDDDGYYNGQIIVTLVYDSILEPSQRAEYCQSDIEVKMGTFDTKKDRDTTESNILNPIGREGSQNILLESCYSKQKLKSNSDDFALKERLLIQYKDKYYPVKKFAVDLSEVTDSNKVKYLTKDKKWYLHLNGLFREHIETKAEIESTNLSQEFCLMVTIKDPSGTKPVYDKVNQKLEEYNFWHNNVKLRTDVEVRV
- a CDS encoding HEPN domain-containing protein, whose product is MSILTRFEEVIIISNSKRWTHEEKYFLFYWKLLTSEYSSAFFTIPACGIRKLLNEAIEYLQWDNNMAKTQQENILNEIDLSICEHPIFEHGQLKDESVHLRKALTSSNNRESLEPIISSLVKKIENYSLIRYHIDAIKLIYSDSSKRKYHKIDRLLESLLCELLNEGHSVRYLHNWSKGVSMSEKTFHEFLDSIIDNLGPEKRQEYQCYLSFELPKDGSPVKSFNNIIYLERPDDCNDDRWGGFFDSDFDYASVKVDASDFQYAADLAGYVLENFLKTIDLCNRSKSGKERAYDPSIMTEILVITKDNQVHKTRRVKAYGPIELKNVADFIKLMDFQRPINTNTYQKINRAVYWSVQSNQPYIEASLTNLWSSMESLFSDFDGRIIDRLTRFVPYYWGMYYMETYTGVMRNHLRQLERQYKHQDGHVLAAVSKEEDFSKNNVAEFLVNNYEELLALCERADVFKRLLTDYVSLWIDEGKLYRRIKRISKEAQFDLQRIYRLRNKLVHQAYIAPIEMASNVKQLQFYFKITMNNIIFNYTRCPKLTMEEILITKEESYKQYLETIKGDVNGQFDEIIYPKHLYI
- a CDS encoding VPA1262 family protein; this encodes MDKWKYVKDSELFSVYLLALVEHINGSSKFLYGLGYPINGEVPKDKFFNYTISNNGPEKLQVNRLTCFLTGDKLKSFLDKIEEGKNLQTIAGELEIELDKKLTEELKGFHLKTKDYRHRPPVFLENKESINYYKLEPIASLASNPVICESIVNIEKEKVIDFDDGGYEQYDVMEFIKNILTDELSFKIPGPDIKRLGNFEVFSYPFESCKDVRPLTTKVLREGKDHQPTGVKINIKPGNFKNKVYLRCRTRNGQVIIGDQLKFIRDAEASQEITFPINEPCSDIEVTVWDASEIDNQPIKLLYEYRVPLMRSLSFDMGLIGLRGKLEDKWTKKLEKKSGGQKVNKKVERISRENFQIGGFDKDPWVPAGSELNRLFKHYFPEKSKAQFFSKGWQDENTFVKWFQDIAGKHKAKEVIIIDPYFDDEAVSKFLALAKYSDITYKVITDIGFRDSNIEDNIINGCKRAEPMLPPNIEIHGLFRKNRGTDQIFHDRFVLLFSENQLEQVYTLSNSLSGVAKNYPSVVVPVPDDVSHEIADYYLKLFNKCEAEGIPKVEVKLLWSQKKESVSTREKKVGKSGVEEFPGFDELTKVLFDSKEIPLDQIGDDYKLQIAENKQIRYKQFERLGKSLNSYLNHDRHKALKLWCGIANWSVRIPGHDRKKIFNWLNELDYREALTNVTKFCILESIEREFPIGVQNLRCDNENISIARNSFLPFTNMGQFAKSMLEYHFGRYHYIYSVSIAFKYLLSYNSEEAIDVLTRVIEQAKEKEGAVPTVDLAPCYIVISNCVNELSIKLSADMNHNEFRFLKIALQAEADVIRALSVAAISSYIVGGQRKLRDYGNEWVEALYYFDYLKDPMEKVHSLAWVAYECQVLRNQKNESSLLADKMEHIKKKTVEHFQEGFEDDTEFRSIMKKFSGPIEGSHSEDLCDVLKQLVECNKVSVEMAGDYIIKVLKEKVSTHLEYGNKYSLPVDSPFTYNVILCFCEISPQKASELEGELNTLINQAKRVLIEPFIKTRKYEKWKSSIETLCWCGAALLWLDNEKNNVKETFLNIYSLLQQHVDDFDDSFGLYDMFKKEVKDIG